In Altererythrobacter rubellus, the following are encoded in one genomic region:
- a CDS encoding crotonase/enoyl-CoA hydratase family protein codes for MLIIDNTDHIATLTIDRAETMNPLGAPGDGDIFAKACDDINRDMNVRCVILTGAGRAFSAGGNIKAMKSRSGTFGGSAPAISDGYRDNIHRMLRALYGLRVPVISAVNGPAIGLGCDVACLGDIRIASEKAKFGVTFLKLGIIPGDGGTWILPRIIGEARAAELFYTGDVIDAVTAREWGLVSRVVTHEALLDEANALADKIAAMPPHALRHAKNLMRQGRDVSYDTALELAANTQAMVHLTQDHIEGVNALIEKRAPNFKGE; via the coding sequence ATGCTGATAATTGACAATACCGATCACATCGCGACGCTCACCATTGATCGCGCAGAGACAATGAACCCTTTGGGGGCGCCGGGTGATGGAGACATCTTTGCCAAGGCTTGCGATGACATCAACCGCGATATGAACGTACGCTGCGTCATCCTGACGGGCGCGGGCCGGGCGTTTAGCGCTGGCGGCAATATCAAGGCGATGAAGTCACGCAGTGGCACCTTCGGCGGTAGCGCGCCGGCTATTTCTGACGGGTACCGTGACAATATCCACCGCATGCTGCGCGCACTCTATGGCTTGCGCGTGCCGGTGATCTCTGCCGTCAACGGCCCTGCGATTGGCTTGGGTTGTGACGTCGCGTGCCTCGGCGATATCCGTATCGCGTCGGAGAAAGCGAAGTTCGGTGTGACTTTCCTGAAGCTCGGGATCATTCCGGGCGACGGTGGCACTTGGATCCTGCCGCGCATCATCGGCGAAGCGCGTGCGGCCGAGTTGTTCTACACCGGAGACGTGATCGACGCGGTAACCGCGCGGGAATGGGGCTTGGTCAGCCGCGTAGTGACTCACGAGGCTCTGCTCGATGAAGCAAATGCGCTTGCCGACAAAATCGCCGCCATGCCGCCACATGCCTTGCGCCATGCCAAGAACCTGATGCGGCAAGGTCGCGATGTGTCATACGACACCGCGCTGGAATTGGCAGCGAATACGCAGGCTATGGTCCATTTGACGCAAGATCACATAGAAGGTGTTAATGCCTTGATCGAAAAGCGGGCGCCGAATTTCAAAGGCGAATAG
- the dxs gene encoding 1-deoxy-D-xylulose-5-phosphate synthase, whose amino-acid sequence MSHAPQTPLLDRVQSPADLRKLDKSELRQFSDELRAEMIDAVSTSGGHLGSGLGVVELTTAIHYVFNTPEDRLVWDVGHQCYPHKIITGRRDRIRTLRQGGGLSGFTKRAESEYDPFGAAHSSTSISAALGFAMANKLNDKTGRGIAVIGDGSMSAGMAYEAMNNAEQAGNRLVVILNDNDMSIAPPVGGLSAYLARMVSSSEYLGLRSLASKVTRKFSRRVHKALDKAEEFTRGMVTGGTLFEELGFYYVGPIDGHNLDHLIPVLENVRDSDQGPVLIHVVTQKGKGYAPAENSADKYHGVPKFDVVTGEKAKSAAGPPAYQNVFGDTLAKLAETDKRICAITAAMPSGTGVDRFAEAHPERAFDVGIAEQHGVTFAAGLAAQGMRPFAAIYSTFLQRAYDQVVHDVAIQNLPVRFAIDRAGLVGADGCTHAGSFDITYLATLPNFVVMAAADEAELVHMTYTAAEYDEGPIAFRYPRGNGVGVELPEVPQKLEIGKGRIVREGSKVAILSLGARLAEAKKAAETLEAKGLSTTVADLRFAKPLDKDMIEKLMRAHEVVVTIEEGAIGGLGAHVLTFASDEGLTDNGLKVRTMRLPDVFQDHDDPHKQYDEAGLNAPDIVATVLRAFRHNSAGVEEARV is encoded by the coding sequence ATGAGTCACGCACCGCAAACACCGTTGCTGGATAGGGTTCAATCTCCGGCTGATCTGCGCAAGCTCGACAAGTCGGAGCTGCGCCAGTTTTCCGACGAGCTTCGCGCCGAAATGATTGATGCTGTCAGCACGTCTGGCGGGCACCTCGGATCGGGCTTGGGTGTGGTAGAGCTTACCACCGCGATCCACTATGTCTTCAACACGCCCGAAGACAGGCTGGTGTGGGACGTTGGCCACCAATGCTATCCGCACAAGATCATCACCGGCCGTCGTGACCGGATCCGCACCCTGCGGCAGGGCGGCGGGCTTTCCGGCTTCACCAAGCGTGCTGAAAGTGAATATGACCCGTTCGGCGCCGCGCACAGCTCGACTTCTATCTCGGCGGCATTGGGCTTTGCTATGGCGAACAAGCTTAATGACAAGACCGGGCGCGGCATCGCAGTGATTGGTGACGGCTCAATGAGCGCGGGCATGGCTTATGAAGCGATGAACAATGCCGAGCAGGCGGGCAATCGCCTGGTTGTGATCCTGAATGACAATGACATGTCGATCGCACCGCCCGTGGGCGGTCTGTCCGCTTACCTTGCGCGGATGGTGTCTTCCTCCGAATATCTCGGCTTACGTTCGCTTGCATCCAAAGTGACACGCAAGTTTTCTCGCCGTGTGCACAAAGCACTCGACAAGGCTGAGGAATTCACCCGTGGCATGGTAACTGGCGGGACGCTGTTCGAAGAGCTGGGCTTCTATTACGTCGGACCGATTGATGGCCATAATCTGGATCACCTGATCCCTGTGCTCGAGAATGTTCGCGATAGCGACCAAGGGCCAGTGTTGATCCATGTCGTGACGCAAAAGGGCAAGGGTTATGCGCCGGCTGAAAACAGCGCTGACAAGTATCATGGGGTGCCCAAGTTCGATGTGGTAACGGGTGAGAAAGCCAAGTCTGCTGCCGGTCCGCCAGCCTATCAGAACGTCTTCGGTGATACACTCGCCAAGCTGGCTGAGACTGACAAGCGCATTTGCGCGATCACTGCCGCAATGCCTTCCGGTACGGGCGTTGACCGTTTTGCTGAGGCGCATCCCGAACGCGCCTTTGATGTTGGCATCGCGGAACAGCATGGCGTGACCTTTGCAGCCGGGCTTGCCGCGCAAGGCATGCGACCGTTCGCGGCGATTTATTCAACATTCCTGCAGCGCGCCTATGATCAGGTGGTCCACGATGTGGCGATCCAGAACCTGCCGGTCCGTTTCGCGATTGACCGCGCAGGGCTTGTGGGGGCGGATGGCTGTACTCATGCAGGATCATTCGACATCACTTATCTTGCGACGCTGCCGAACTTCGTCGTGATGGCGGCTGCTGACGAGGCCGAACTGGTCCATATGACCTATACCGCGGCGGAATATGATGAAGGCCCGATTGCCTTCCGCTATCCGCGTGGCAACGGCGTGGGGGTTGAGTTGCCCGAGGTCCCGCAGAAGCTGGAAATTGGCAAAGGCCGGATCGTTCGCGAAGGTAGTAAGGTCGCGATCTTGTCCCTGGGCGCACGCCTCGCTGAGGCAAAGAAAGCGGCGGAAACTTTGGAGGCTAAAGGTCTCTCGACCACTGTCGCGGACCTACGCTTTGCAAAACCGCTCGACAAGGACATGATCGAGAAACTGATGCGCGCTCATGAAGTGGTCGTGACAATTGAGGAAGGCGCGATTGGTGGGCTCGGCGCGCATGTGTTGACCTTTGCCAGCGATGAAGGCCTGACAGATAATGGTCTGAAAGTGCGCACCATGCGCTTGCCCGATGTTTTTCAGGACCACGACGATCCGCACAAGCAGTATGATGAAGCTGGCCTCAATGCGCCTGACATTGTCGCGACTGTGCTGCGCGCTTTTCGGCACAATTCAGCAGGCGTTGAAGAAGCGCGGGTGTAA
- a CDS encoding Fur family transcriptional regulator, translating to MASHSHAHKEHSGTGLIEAARDSLIASGEQWTGMREAVFAELAKHERPVSAYDIADNLSRARGKRVAPNSIYRILDLFVANNLALRVESANAFLANTHPGCQHDCIFMVCDECGEATHIDDDQTSRRIRDLAAGCGFSARRPVIELRGLCKACKG from the coding sequence ATGGCTAGCCATTCACACGCACACAAAGAACACTCAGGCACAGGTCTGATAGAGGCCGCACGCGACTCTCTGATCGCATCCGGCGAACAATGGACCGGAATGCGCGAAGCTGTTTTTGCCGAGCTCGCAAAGCATGAACGGCCGGTTTCCGCCTATGATATCGCGGACAACCTGTCGCGCGCGCGCGGCAAGCGTGTCGCACCGAATAGCATCTACCGAATCCTAGATCTGTTCGTGGCGAACAACCTTGCATTGCGAGTTGAAAGCGCCAACGCGTTTCTCGCTAACACCCACCCTGGCTGCCAGCATGATTGCATCTTCATGGTTTGCGATGAGTGTGGCGAGGCGACTCACATCGATGACGATCAGACATCCCGCCGTATTCGCGATCTTGCCGCTGGATGCGGCTTCAGCGCGCGCCGGCCGGTGATCGAGCTTCGCGGCCTTTGCAAAGCCTGCAAAGGCTGA
- the msrA gene encoding peptide-methionine (S)-S-oxide reductase MsrA, with translation MQARNALLAAVGAFALSGCGVAASAAERFVEAPVAALQAEEPEGLQVAIFAGGCFWGVEGVFSHVRGVKSSVSGFHGGSESTATYGQIVTGLTDHAEAVRVVYDPKVVRYDELLQILFSVVTDPTLLNRQGPDVGSHYRSAIVPMNNEQARVARAYLAQLDDSGVWGAPVVTRIERYKKFYEAEQYHQDFIAKNPRHGYIVRWDAPKVRALADMYPEHYTSTFLRDGS, from the coding sequence ATGCAAGCGCGCAACGCTTTGCTGGCGGCGGTAGGTGCTTTTGCGCTTAGCGGTTGCGGTGTTGCGGCGAGTGCAGCCGAAAGGTTTGTAGAAGCACCGGTGGCTGCTTTGCAGGCCGAAGAGCCTGAAGGCTTGCAAGTTGCGATATTTGCTGGCGGCTGCTTCTGGGGCGTTGAAGGCGTCTTCAGTCACGTTAGAGGCGTGAAATCATCCGTTTCCGGCTTTCACGGCGGAAGCGAAAGTACTGCAACCTATGGCCAGATAGTGACCGGTCTGACCGACCACGCCGAGGCGGTGCGCGTGGTCTATGACCCTAAGGTCGTGCGCTATGACGAGTTGTTGCAGATCCTGTTTTCTGTTGTGACGGACCCTACCTTGCTCAACCGTCAAGGCCCGGACGTTGGTTCGCATTACCGTAGCGCGATTGTGCCGATGAACAATGAGCAAGCTCGCGTTGCTCGCGCCTATCTTGCCCAGCTTGATGATTCAGGGGTTTGGGGCGCGCCGGTGGTGACCAGGATCGAACGCTACAAGAAGTTCTACGAGGCCGAGCAATACCATCAGGACTTCATAGCGAAAAACCCGCGTCACGGGTACATTGTCCGCTGGGACGCGCCAAAGGTCCGTGCGCTGGCAGACATGTATCCCGAGCACTACACCAGCACATTTCTGCGCGATGGAAGCTGA
- a CDS encoding phytoene desaturase family protein yields MLDAIIIGGGHNGLTCAFYLARAGMNVTVCEARHVVGGAAVTEEFAPSFRNSTASYTVSLLQPKVIADMGLVARGYRVIERPVSNYLPLESDFIMMGGGLEASQAQSARFSKTDAERLPEYFDMLEDAAEVLRGLALKVPPDPKGGLRSLVDVAMQGRGLCKLSTERQRQVLQIFTRSAREVLDDWFESDPVKAAFGFDACVGHYASPDEPGSAYVLLHHVFGEVNGNKGAWGHVIGGMGAITQMMAEACSEQDVEIRTNARITRVIVDDEVAVGVELADGEVLRAKRVISNLGPKPLFDRLVPREAIPDDFARAMDGYRGGSGSLRMNVALSDLPKFRHAPESDAHLRSGIIMAPSLDYMDQAYHSARANGFSAQPIVEMLIPSMVDDSLAPKGQHVASLFCQHVDPDLPEDREDEAVNAVFDVIEHHAPGFRELVLHRQVHTPRALEAKFGLWRGDIFHGRMSLDQLWAARPVLGAGSHKMPIKGLWLCGSGAHPGGGVTGAPGHNCAHEILRHRRWWRI; encoded by the coding sequence ATGCTGGATGCAATCATCATAGGCGGTGGTCATAACGGGCTAACTTGCGCCTTCTATCTGGCGCGCGCAGGTATGAATGTGACTGTATGCGAAGCGCGGCACGTGGTGGGAGGCGCCGCGGTGACCGAAGAGTTTGCCCCCAGCTTTCGTAATTCGACCGCAAGCTACACCGTGAGCCTGCTGCAACCCAAAGTAATCGCAGACATGGGGCTGGTCGCGCGCGGCTATCGCGTGATTGAGCGGCCGGTGTCGAACTACCTGCCACTCGAAAGTGACTTCATAATGATGGGCGGTGGGCTCGAAGCGAGCCAGGCACAGTCGGCACGGTTTTCCAAAACCGATGCAGAACGCTTGCCTGAGTATTTCGACATGCTGGAAGATGCCGCCGAGGTGTTGCGCGGATTGGCGTTGAAAGTTCCGCCGGATCCCAAAGGCGGATTGCGCTCGCTTGTTGATGTCGCAATGCAGGGTCGCGGCTTGTGCAAGCTTTCAACCGAGCGGCAGCGGCAGGTGCTGCAAATCTTCACGCGTTCCGCGCGCGAAGTGCTCGACGACTGGTTCGAAAGCGATCCAGTCAAGGCTGCGTTCGGTTTCGACGCCTGCGTCGGCCACTATGCGTCGCCCGATGAACCGGGCAGCGCCTATGTGTTGCTACACCATGTCTTTGGAGAAGTGAACGGCAACAAGGGCGCATGGGGTCATGTCATTGGCGGGATGGGTGCAATCACGCAAATGATGGCCGAGGCGTGCAGCGAGCAAGACGTCGAGATCCGTACCAATGCCCGCATCACGCGCGTCATAGTTGATGACGAGGTGGCAGTAGGCGTGGAACTGGCGGACGGAGAGGTCCTGCGCGCAAAGCGGGTCATCTCCAATCTGGGGCCAAAGCCACTGTTCGATCGCCTCGTCCCGCGCGAGGCTATCCCGGATGATTTTGCCCGCGCCATGGATGGCTATCGCGGCGGCTCTGGCAGCTTGCGCATGAATGTCGCGCTATCGGATCTGCCGAAATTCCGCCATGCGCCGGAAAGTGATGCGCATTTGCGCAGCGGGATCATTATGGCACCATCGCTCGATTATATGGACCAAGCCTATCACAGCGCGCGCGCGAACGGATTCAGCGCCCAGCCAATCGTAGAGATGCTGATCCCGAGCATGGTGGATGATAGCCTCGCCCCGAAAGGGCAGCATGTCGCCAGCCTGTTTTGCCAGCATGTTGACCCTGATCTTCCCGAGGATCGCGAAGACGAAGCGGTCAATGCTGTATTCGATGTAATCGAGCATCATGCACCGGGCTTCCGGGAACTGGTACTGCACCGCCAAGTGCACACACCCCGTGCTCTCGAAGCAAAATTCGGCCTGTGGCGCGGGGATATCTTCCACGGCCGTATGAGCCTGGACCAGTTATGGGCCGCCCGGCCTGTGCTGGGTGCAGGAAGCCACAAGATGCCAATCAAGGGGCTCTGGCTATGCGGCTCAGGCGCGCATCCTGGCGGCGGAGTGACCGGCGCACCGGGCCACAACTGTGCGCACGAGATTTTGAGGCACAGGCGGTGGTGGCGGATTTAA
- the purH gene encoding bifunctional phosphoribosylaminoimidazolecarboxamide formyltransferase/IMP cyclohydrolase yields MTDVTIKRALLSVSDKTGLAELGQALAARGVELVSTGGTAKALRDAGLEVRDISELTGFPEMMDGRVKTLHPKVHGGLLAVRDNPEHADAMEEHAIDAIDLVVVNLYPFEATVLRGAERDEIIENIDIGGPSMVRSSAKNHAFVTIVTDSADYEELLGELDESNGATSLAFRKRCAAKAFAATAAYDSMISQWFAFADQQQQFPDFLAVNGKAPTVLRYGENPHQQAALYTPSGPHGSGIAQAEQLQGKELSYNNYNDADAALELCAEFGGQDPAVVIVKHANPCGVAQAGSLVDAWEAALQCDSVSAFGGIVAVNQELDGATAEQIAKIFTEVVIAPSVSDEAREIFATKKNLRLLTVGDLPDPRRGGLMVKLITGGLLVQSRDGGAISENDLKVVTKREPTSQELKDCMFAWTVARHVKSNAIVYAKDGATAGIGAGQMNRRDSSRIAAMKAAEAAETYGWDTPRTTGSAVASDAFFPFADGLLAAAEAGATAVIQPGGSIRDDEVISAADEAGLAMVFTGMRHFRH; encoded by the coding sequence GTGACGGATGTGACAATCAAGCGGGCACTGCTGTCAGTGTCCGACAAAACCGGATTGGCTGAACTGGGCCAGGCCTTGGCTGCGCGCGGTGTGGAGCTGGTTTCGACTGGGGGAACGGCAAAGGCGCTGCGCGATGCGGGGCTTGAAGTTCGCGACATCTCTGAACTCACCGGCTTTCCTGAAATGATGGATGGGCGGGTCAAGACGCTGCACCCCAAGGTGCACGGCGGCTTGCTGGCAGTGCGCGACAATCCGGAGCATGCCGACGCAATGGAAGAGCATGCAATTGATGCGATCGATCTTGTCGTGGTCAATCTCTACCCCTTCGAAGCGACTGTCCTGCGCGGCGCCGAACGTGACGAGATCATCGAGAATATCGACATTGGCGGTCCGTCAATGGTTCGTAGCTCGGCGAAAAATCATGCCTTTGTGACGATCGTGACAGACTCAGCGGACTATGAAGAATTGCTGGGCGAACTGGATGAAAGTAACGGGGCAACCTCGCTTGCATTTCGAAAGAGGTGTGCCGCCAAGGCCTTTGCCGCCACCGCTGCCTATGACAGCATGATTAGCCAATGGTTCGCCTTTGCTGACCAGCAGCAGCAGTTCCCCGATTTCCTGGCGGTCAATGGCAAGGCGCCGACCGTCCTGCGCTACGGCGAAAACCCGCATCAGCAGGCGGCACTTTATACCCCTTCGGGTCCGCATGGCTCAGGCATTGCGCAGGCCGAACAGCTGCAGGGCAAGGAGCTGTCCTACAACAACTACAATGATGCCGATGCGGCGCTGGAATTATGCGCTGAATTCGGTGGCCAGGATCCTGCAGTTGTCATCGTCAAGCACGCCAATCCTTGCGGTGTGGCGCAGGCGGGCAGCCTGGTCGATGCATGGGAAGCGGCGCTGCAATGCGATAGCGTTTCGGCGTTTGGCGGGATCGTTGCAGTCAACCAGGAGCTGGACGGTGCCACAGCCGAGCAGATCGCGAAGATATTTACCGAAGTTGTGATCGCGCCCAGCGTTAGCGATGAAGCGCGCGAAATCTTCGCGACGAAGAAGAACCTGCGTTTGCTCACGGTTGGCGATTTGCCTGATCCGCGCCGTGGCGGTCTGATGGTCAAGCTGATCACTGGCGGCTTGCTGGTGCAGAGCCGAGACGGTGGCGCGATCTCAGAAAATGATCTGAAAGTTGTCACCAAGCGCGAGCCGACAAGCCAAGAGCTGAAGGATTGCATGTTCGCATGGACCGTCGCCCGGCATGTGAAATCGAACGCGATTGTTTATGCCAAGGATGGCGCGACAGCCGGGATTGGCGCTGGCCAGATGAACCGCCGTGATAGCTCGCGCATTGCTGCGATGAAGGCGGCAGAAGCAGCAGAAACCTATGGCTGGGATACGCCGCGAACCACAGGCAGCGCCGTTGCCTCTGATGCATTCTTCCCGTTCGCGGATGGATTGCTGGCCGCAGCTGAAGCTGGGGCGACTGCGGTGATCCAGCCGGGCGGTTCAATCCGCGATGATGAGGTGATTTCAGCCGCGGATGAGGCAGGCCTCGCGATGGTATTCACCGGAATGCGGCATTTCCGGCATTAA
- a CDS encoding heparinase II/III family protein — MEALLSGSSDTKQSEDLFGEIEEDRSALPLAAAGDVQPVIDGESEIPLTEARTLVLSDFVPPKADLTEKLVRVAYRLGISGATLTAPFRKPARPRLLATVKPALAGDRVAGMALRAGHFMINGMKAPISEVEYQSSSRATPPFERMIHGFAWLRDLSAAGQREQCVETAERIAGLWLKANPKPGKCAAWYVDYVSMRLMAWLVHAPLLLSGKDEALRPQMLATIDETARWLDREVRRTPDPLGAVLGWGALIAAGLLLPQGKPRRLYAEAGLVAALGDFVGEDGGALSRSAIAQMDVIAMLVDLEACYRAVDRDLPQALCLMRELLVPPILALRHGDGALGNWQGIGAMRADRLAALIDASTVRTRPLKDVKHWGFHRLTGGKTIIQMDAAPPPRSKHSRSGCASTLAFEMSDGLSRLIVNCGGAALAGGLVPARIEQGLRATAAHSTLILDDVNSTSVLLGGKLGKGVEKVEIERSEIARGTASAQRIEASHDGYAARFGLIHRRILLLRSDGCELRGEDVLAPSTRKGQRGKIKFAIRFHLGRGVEARLSEDRLGASLLLPDGGLWQFRLGGNDAGADLALEESMWVDGDGHPHGVDQLVVQGMISRGGGQFSWLLKKMG, encoded by the coding sequence ATGGAAGCGTTGCTGTCCGGCTCGAGCGACACCAAACAGAGTGAAGATCTGTTTGGCGAGATCGAGGAAGATCGCTCTGCGCTGCCTCTGGCGGCGGCGGGCGATGTGCAGCCTGTCATTGACGGCGAAAGCGAAATTCCGCTGACTGAAGCGCGCACGCTTGTGTTGAGCGACTTTGTACCGCCCAAAGCCGATTTGACCGAAAAGCTGGTGCGGGTTGCCTATCGTCTTGGGATCAGTGGCGCAACGCTGACCGCGCCCTTCCGCAAGCCCGCGCGCCCGCGCTTGCTGGCAACGGTCAAACCGGCGCTGGCAGGCGACCGGGTGGCAGGGATGGCGCTGCGAGCGGGCCACTTCATGATCAACGGCATGAAGGCGCCGATTTCCGAAGTTGAATATCAAAGTTCGTCGCGCGCAACGCCGCCGTTCGAGCGGATGATCCATGGTTTTGCTTGGCTACGCGATCTCAGCGCAGCTGGCCAGCGCGAACAATGCGTCGAAACGGCTGAGCGGATTGCAGGGCTTTGGCTTAAAGCCAATCCAAAGCCGGGCAAATGTGCGGCTTGGTACGTCGACTATGTTTCAATGCGACTGATGGCGTGGCTCGTCCATGCGCCGCTTTTGCTGTCAGGCAAGGATGAAGCCTTGCGTCCGCAAATGCTGGCTACGATTGATGAAACGGCGCGCTGGCTCGATCGTGAAGTGCGCCGTACGCCAGATCCGCTCGGTGCAGTCCTGGGTTGGGGTGCCTTGATCGCTGCGGGCTTGTTGCTTCCACAAGGTAAGCCGCGGCGGCTCTATGCCGAAGCCGGGCTGGTCGCGGCATTGGGCGATTTTGTCGGCGAAGATGGTGGCGCTTTGTCACGCAGCGCGATCGCACAGATGGATGTGATCGCCATGCTGGTGGATCTGGAGGCTTGCTATAGAGCGGTTGACCGCGATCTGCCGCAAGCGTTGTGCCTGATGCGCGAGCTGCTTGTGCCGCCCATTCTGGCGTTGCGACATGGCGATGGTGCCTTGGGCAATTGGCAAGGCATAGGGGCCATGCGGGCGGATCGGCTTGCTGCGCTGATCGATGCTAGTACCGTGCGCACACGCCCGCTGAAGGATGTGAAGCACTGGGGCTTCCATCGTCTGACCGGTGGGAAGACCATTATCCAGATGGATGCAGCCCCGCCGCCCCGCTCGAAGCATTCGCGTTCGGGCTGTGCATCGACGCTGGCCTTCGAAATGTCCGACGGACTCAGTCGCCTGATCGTCAATTGCGGCGGCGCGGCGCTGGCCGGTGGGCTTGTTCCGGCGCGGATCGAGCAGGGGCTGCGAGCCACCGCGGCACATTCCACGCTGATACTTGACGATGTAAACTCGACCTCGGTGCTGCTTGGCGGAAAGCTGGGCAAGGGGGTCGAGAAGGTCGAGATTGAGCGTAGTGAGATTGCACGCGGAACGGCCAGTGCGCAGCGCATCGAAGCGAGCCACGATGGTTATGCCGCACGGTTCGGCCTGATCCACCGCCGTATCCTGTTGCTGCGCAGCGATGGTTGCGAGTTGCGCGGCGAGGATGTGCTGGCGCCATCCACCCGCAAGGGGCAGCGCGGCAAGATCAAATTCGCAATCCGGTTCCACCTGGGTCGGGGAGTAGAGGCGCGCCTCTCCGAAGACAGGCTAGGCGCCAGTCTGTTGTTGCCCGACGGCGGCTTGTGGCAATTCCGTCTTGGGGGGAATGATGCGGGTGCGGACTTGGCGCTCGAAGAAAGCATGTGGGTCGATGGCGACGGGCATCCGCATGGCGTTGACCAATTGGTGGTGCAGGGAATGATATCGCGCGGCGGGGGGCAATTCTCCTGGCTGCTAAAGAAAATGGGGTGA
- the rpe gene encoding ribulose-phosphate 3-epimerase: MATPLISPSILSADFARLGEEVRAVDQAGADWIHIDVMDGHFVPNLTIGPDVVKALRPHSDKTFDVHLMISPVDPYLEAFAEAGADIITVHPEAGPHVHRTLQAIRALGKKAGVVLNPGTPVEVLDNLMDLVDLILVMSVNPGFGGQSFIHSQLDKVRAIRGMIERAGRDIHLEVDGGVNPETAKLCVDAGADVLVAGSATFKGGPSQYAANIAALKGEV, from the coding sequence ATGGCCACACCGCTCATTTCACCTTCCATTTTGTCAGCTGACTTTGCGCGGCTGGGCGAAGAAGTGCGCGCGGTGGATCAAGCAGGTGCGGACTGGATCCATATCGATGTGATGGATGGGCATTTTGTGCCTAACCTCACGATCGGGCCTGACGTGGTCAAAGCGCTGAGACCCCATTCGGACAAGACCTTTGACGTGCATCTGATGATTTCACCGGTCGATCCGTATCTGGAAGCTTTTGCAGAGGCCGGCGCGGATATCATCACCGTCCATCCAGAGGCGGGCCCCCATGTACACCGCACGCTGCAAGCGATCCGTGCCTTGGGCAAGAAGGCCGGGGTGGTACTGAATCCAGGCACGCCCGTCGAAGTGCTCGACAATCTGATGGACCTGGTTGACCTGATCCTGGTGATGAGCGTCAATCCGGGCTTTGGGGGGCAGAGCTTCATCCATTCGCAGCTCGACAAAGTGCGCGCGATCCGCGGGATGATTGAAAGGGCAGGGCGAGATATCCACCTGGAGGTCGATGGCGGCGTCAATCCTGAAACCGCGAAGCTTTGCGTTGATGCCGGCGCGGACGTGCTGGTTGCAGGTTCTGCAACCTTCAAGGGCGGCCCGTCCCAATATGCCGCCAATATTGCCGCGCTGAAGGGCGAAGTCTGA
- a CDS encoding DUF2141 domain-containing protein, with amino-acid sequence MRSRLITAGFALTAATLAPVAAAAWAQGAPSVTYRQEISNNMRQCAPGGGPAVRVTVAGIKSSGGRIRVQSYRGVKSDWLERGKWINRIETSAREGTMVFCMPVPRAGTYGIAVRHDVNGNGQTEVSEDGGAMSNNPSINIFNLGKPSYRKTAFEVGEGVTSIRINMRYM; translated from the coding sequence ATGCGATCAAGACTGATCACAGCCGGATTTGCACTGACCGCAGCGACGCTTGCTCCGGTGGCTGCAGCCGCTTGGGCGCAAGGCGCTCCCTCCGTGACCTATCGTCAGGAAATTTCCAACAATATGCGCCAATGCGCGCCCGGCGGCGGGCCTGCGGTGCGCGTGACCGTTGCCGGTATCAAATCATCCGGGGGTCGGATCCGCGTGCAAAGCTATCGCGGGGTCAAATCGGATTGGCTAGAACGGGGCAAATGGATCAACCGGATCGAAACCTCTGCCCGCGAAGGGACGATGGTGTTTTGCATGCCGGTTCCGCGCGCGGGCACTTATGGCATCGCTGTTCGCCATGATGTTAACGGCAATGGACAAACCGAAGTCAGCGAGGATGGCGGCGCGATGTCCAACAATCCCTCGATCAATATTTTCAACCTCGGCAAGCCGAGCTACCGCAAGACAGCATTTGAAGTGGGCGAAGGTGTAACGTCGATCCGCATCAATATGCGCTACATGTAA